Below is a genomic region from Treponema sp. OMZ 798.
ATGAGGTAAAATCGTTTACTGTACAGCCGTGCCGCGGTCTAATTGTGATAAGCCCCTTGGTTTGCAAGCTGAGCAGGGCCTCATGTACTACCGGTCTTGAAACACCAAAGCGTTCTGCCAATTCTCTTTCAGGAGGGAGATATTCTCCGGCTGAAAAGATTCCGGTTAAAATTTCGTCCTGAATAACCGATGCGATTTTTTCTTTTTTTAAACCTTGTTCCTCCGTTTTCATAACATTCCTCCCATAAAACTTTTTTTAGTCGTGGCCTTACCACCAATATGCTAGCACAGAGGTTTAAATTTGTCAAGTTTTATTTAGAAGATTTTAATAAAAAAGCGGCAGAGGCCTATAAAGACCTTCCTGCCGCCTTAATTATATTTTATTCAAATGCCTAAAAAACGATACCTTCGACAATCAATTTTTCGGAGAACAATACTTTCTTGTATTTTACAAAAAGAGTATCGTTGGATGCATTGATTTTATTTTTCACATAAACATCAATATCCCCCGATTTTATCAATTTGAAGTCTTCTTTATCTTTTTTAGGTTCTACCGGTGACACGACCGGCTGGGGTTCCCCAACGCCTCAGGAAGCACAACCTATTAGGTCAATAGTTATTGCCTTAGAATCGATTTTCTTTAAATAGTCCAATACCTTGGAATCAATATTTATTGTCATATAATCACTCCTTATTCAACGATGATTTCTTTTCTATTGTAAATTGAGTCATCCAGTTCACCCGTTCTTTTTGCTGCAATTACACCGGAAAGAAGAGAATCGCTTACGTTTA
It encodes:
- a CDS encoding CC/Se motif family (seleno)protein, which encodes MTINIDSKVLDYLKKIDSKAITIDLIGCASUGVGEPQPVVSPVEPKKDKEDFKLIKSGDIDVYVKNKINASNDTLFVKYKKVLFSEKLIVEGIVF